TGTTGGACGGCATCGTCACCGCACCTCCTCGATATCGCGGACGGTGTCGGAGCTGATCCACGCCTCGCCCTCGCGGTCGGCCCGCAGCTCGCCGTCGCGACGGACGAGAGCGACATCGTCGAGTGGGCAGAACAGCGCGTTCCCGCCGACGGTCTTGATGCACGCGACATCGGGATCCTCGGGGCCGCGCGACCGGGCCGCGTAGCTCTCGATCGCCTCGGCGACGTGGTCGCCCTCAGACATCGCGACCACCTCCGTCGGCGTCGACGAGCTCTGCCAGCGGTCGGCAGTCGTGGTCCCGGAGCTTGGCGAGCTCGTCGAAGACGCGCAGACAGATATCGCACTTGTGCGGGGCCTCGTCGGTCGCGAAGGCGCCATCCCGCGGGACCTGCGCGCCGGCGCTCGCGGCGCCGGGTGGGTTCCCGCCGTCGGTGACCGCCGCCGGAGCATCGCCGCCGTCGTCCTCGTCGAGGACCTCCTGCAGTTCGTCCCACGCCTGGAAGGTCGCGTCGGTCAGCGGATCGGCACCGCTCGCGTCGACACCGCGCTTGTCGGCGATCCCGTCGATGGCCGCCAGCGCGTACCCACGAGCGTGCTCGTCGAGGCCGGGCTCGGCGGCAACGGCCTCACGAACCGCGGCGAGTGGCGAACACGCCTCGTCGGCGCCGACACCGGGGCCCCCGGTGCGCTCGATGGCGGCCTCGACCTCCAGGAGGGCGGCGCGGGCGGTTTCGGTGGAGACAGTCACCACCTCCTCCGAGTCGCCGTGCTCGTGGTCGTCGGGGTCGAAGTCGTCCGCGGTGATCGAGAACGTCCGGAGCGCGCCGTTCGGGTCCAGATAGGTGGCAGCCAGTTCGACCAGCGTCAGGTCGATGTCCCCGGGCTCTTCGAAGATGGCGATCGTCTTGGCCTCGTCCTCGGCGATCTCCGCGAACTCGTCGATCGTCGCGTCCTCGTCGACGGACAGGCCGTCGATGTCGACGCCGCCGTCGGTCGCGGCGCGCTTGACCTGCACCGCGTGGAACTGGTCGTGGTCCTCGGCGGCGTCTCCGACCTCCTCGAACTCGCCGCGTTCGAGGACACCGCACTGCTCGCACTCGGCGACGTAGCTCACGCCGACTCACCTCCCGGCAGCAGGTCGGTCTCGTCGGCCGTCGCGACCATCGGGGCGTTCCCGAGGATGTCCTTTACCGACCGGCGACTCCCGTGCTCGACGAACGTCGGGTCGTTGCCGAGCTTGTTGTCGAGCTCGGAGTAGCCGGCGATCTCGTAGCGCCCCTCGTCGGGGTCCCACCGGATGGCCGTCGCGCCGATGTTGGTCCACGTGACGATGGCGAGCTCGCCGTCGGCGTGCTTGGCGGCCCGGAGGTAGTCGTTGGCGTCGGCGGTGCGGGGCGGCGCCTCGCCGCTGACCTCCGCGCGGACGCGCCGGACGGTCGCCCGCTGGTCGGGCTTGCACTCGTCGAGGACCGCCAGGGCCGCCTCGCTGACCCGCTGGCCAACCGGGAGCGGCAGGCGGTCGAGATCCCAGTCGATGTCGGCCTGGACGCGCTCGGGGTTGACCGTCATCGGTCGTCACCTCCCGAAACCTCGTCGTCGGGTTCGGGCACCGGCATGAGGATGGCCTTCCCTCCGTCAGTATTGATGTTCGCGAGGTACCAGCGGTGGGTCTCCATCAAGTTGGTGAACGTGTGGTCCTCAGTCCCCTGGATGCTGACTCGGAGCCCGAGACCACACGGCTCGATAGCTGAGACGAACGGCTTTTGCTCCAATCGTTCCTCGACGTAGTCCCGCGACGATGGGGTCTTCACGTCAGTCCCACCGTCGGTCATCGGGACGGGGTCCTCATCCTCTGTGTCAGTGTGCCGGTCGAGCAGGGTCTGGAGTTCGTCGGCCGGGACGTGCTCGCCGTCGGTGTCCTGCCCCCCGTCGGTTATCACGACCGGCTGCTGGAGCGAGACGACGAGCATCGTATAGTCGCCAGCACCGTCGGTCTTCGCGTAGGGGACACTACCGTTCGTGGACCCGCCGTCCGTGTATTCGACGGTCGCGCCGGACAGCCCCCGTAGCAGGTCCTTCTCCGCATCCTCTTCGAGGTCGCTGTGGTCGACAACGATCTCGGTCGCGATGTAGTCCCCGCCGTCGGTGAGCCCATTTGCGACCTCGGCGAGCGCCTCAGCATGAAGCGTGCGGTCACGGCCGTCAGCGATGATGTGGATCGTCACCGACGCGATCTCGTCGGTCACGTCCGTTCGGGTGATGTCTGATGGGCGCGAA
The window above is part of the Halosimplex rubrum genome. Proteins encoded here:
- a CDS encoding DUF7344 domain-containing protein → MFGLKLFADESEVETAPEPVTTDIDADDLFEALRSDRRRRVVRAVAELETVDLGDLTEVVASEEYDCAIADLTHQERKRVYVSLYQTHLPEARPAGDRRRGRRPGGPGDRGHRGRRRATRDRRRSHGGPAMTSVDRVDVRDAVRSLDERGRTHIKSRHVAAELGLDADPSTCKSIGKRLAQLADRGVVERWSGRKSSNGTTWQIRNPGAGIRADGGMVMADSRPSDITRTDVTDEIASVTIHIIADGRDRTLHAEALAEVANGLTDGGDYIATEIVVDHSDLEEDAEKDLLRGLSGATVEYTDGGSTNGSVPYAKTDGAGDYTMLVVSLQQPVVITDGGQDTDGEHVPADELQTLLDRHTDTEDEDPVPMTDGGTDVKTPSSRDYVEERLEQKPFVSAIEPCGLGLRVSIQGTEDHTFTNLMETHRWYLANINTDGGKAILMPVPEPDDEVSGGDDR